DNA sequence from the Oscillospiraceae bacterium genome:
TCTTGGGCACCATAATTTTATGGGTGATGATCTCGGTCTCGCGCACCGTGCCGATGATGTCACCCTGAACGACCTTGTCGCCCTTTTTGACGGTCGGGACAAAATCCCACTTCTTTTGACGGTCGATCTTGTCGACGGTGATGCCGCGCCCGATAAAGTCGCCGCTTTTTTCGCGGATGACCTCCAGCGGACGTTGAATCCCGTCATAAATTCCTCCGACGATGCCCGGAGCAAGCTCGACGGAAAGGGGTTCGCCTGTGGTCTCGACCGGCTCACCCGGCCCGAGCCCCGAGGTCTCCTCATAGACCTGGATGGATGCGTTAGCGCCGCGCAGTTCAATGACCTCTCCCACGAGGTGTTGATTGCTCACGCGCACCACGTCATACATTTTTACGTCGTCCATGCCGTCGGCGACCACGAGCGGCCCCGAGACCTTTGTAATTGTTCCGGCCATATTTGTTGATCCTTTCCTGTGTGAAAACTCGCGTAGGACAATGATTATTGCTTAAATATATCGGTGCCGATGGCGCGCTCGACGCTCGCCTTGACCGCCGCAAGCCCTTTTCCGGTGCTGCCCGCGTTATTCGGGATCAAAATCAGCGCCGGAGTCGTCTTGTTGCGGTAGGCGGCGAAGACGGGTTCCATTTTCTCCGCCAGCGGTTCGGTGATAAAAATGATTGCATAATGTTCTTTTTCGAATTCGGCGATCTTGCGAGAAGCCTCGCGCTCGTCGAAAGTGGCAAACACAGTCACGCCCAGCGCGTTAAACGCCAAAATCGAATCCCGATCGCCGATGACTGCAATTTTTCCCGTCATGCTCTATCCTCCTAAAACAGTTGGCGCAGACGCTGCCGGATAACCTCGGGGCGCATCCCGTTGATCTTGCCCACAAGGATGATCCGCAGCTGGGCGATCTCGGTCAGCTTGGCCGCCACATAGCCCATAAGCAGCTCAGGTCCGAAAGCGATCTTCTTGCCCGCGCGCACTGTTTCCGTCAGATAGTCGTCGCAGTCGCGCTCGAACGCGGTCAGATCCCCCTCACCCGCGCTTTTGGATAGTCCCGCATACGAGGTGAAGCCGAGCTTTTTCGAAAGCGCGTCGGTGCTGTCGAAGCAGTCGTCAAAAAACTCCACGGGCAGGGTTCCGCCCTCGATGAACACTGCGTAGAAAGCGCCTCTGCCGCCGGTGCGCGTCCTCAAAAAATCACGGAGGTTGGCCAGATCGATGCTGACACGCACATAGTTTCTAATAAAATCATTGCGGCACTTTTTGGCGTATTCCGACTGCGCGGTATACTGCGCCCGGTCGAGGGTCAAATCGATCACGCTGACCGACGAACCCGCCGAGAGGGCTTTTCGCACTGCGGCGACCGCTTCTCCGACGGCATGCGGATACTTAGAAAAATCGCCGTCTTCAAAGGCGTCTCTGAGCATCGGCGGCTCGTAAATACCGAGTGCCGACATCAACCGTGCCGGGTCTTCGCCGAGTTTTTCACATCGCAGCAGCACTTTCAAATTAAAGATATCATAAGCAATCAGGTACAGATCAGCCAGCGCCTTGTCCGGGCAGACCTCGCGGATGTACGAAAGCACCGCCCGCGTCTGCGCGGTCAGCATGCCTTCGAACTCCTCCGGCTTTTGCAGCACATCGGCGCTCTCGGCATAGACCGTTCCGGACAACGCCTTAAGAGCCGACGGCGCGTCGGATGCTTCCGTCAGCTGTTCGAGCTTTGCCCGTGAAAGCAGTTTATTTTCCAACTCCGCGGTTCTTGCGACCGCGTAATAGTACCGTTCGCTCACTGTATCTGTGTTCTCCTATCAAAACAGGATTTTTGCAATTTGAGCCTCGATTTTATCGCGGTCAAGCTCCAGCGCGGCCTCGAAAGTGCAGACCTGACGACTGTTTTTGCCCTGTACGATAAATCCGTCGGCAATCTCGGAAGTGAATGTGCCGAGTATGACTTTTTTGCCTGAAAGCGCGGCGTTCATCTTGCCGATGATGCCTTCTCCGAGTTTGGCTTTGGCGTTTTCGGACAACCGAATCTGTTCGCCGCCCTCGATCGTGCACTGCGCAAACAAGTCCAAAATCGCCTTTTCGTACTCAGCGGGGTTGAATGCAGCAATCCGCTTGACGGCCTCGTCGCAGACGCGGTCGATCAGCTCTTTTTTCGCGGCCAGCATTTCTTTGCGCACGGCAAGGGAGGCGTTAGACGCGGCGATTCGTTGTTTTTGGGCGCGTACGGCGGTCATCTTGGCATCAGTCTGTGACTTCAGCTCGGCGATTTTTACTTCATTTTCCCGCTTGATGCGAGCCGCTTCGACTTTTGCCGCAGCCAGCATACGCTCGCTCTGGGCTGCGCCGTCGGCCTCGATTTTATTCTTAATGCTCTCGATTCCGCTCATAAATTTCAGACCTTGATACCGAGCCACATCAGAACCGACGCGATCAACGCCAGCAGCGCGTATGTCTCGACGATCGCCGCCATTGTAACTGCTCTGGAGCTGCTCTCAGGACGTTTGGCGACGAGAGCGCATCCGCTTGCGCCGACTTTTCCTTGGTAGATAGCCGAAAACAGACCGACGATGCCGACCGGCATACCGGCCAGTAGAAACATCATGCCCTGTTCCAACGAGAGCGCTGCGAGATTGCCCGAGAAAACGCCGATTTTGACCCAGATCAAGACCGCCACGATGAAGCCGTAAAGGCCTTGGGAACCAGGCAGAAGCTGAAGAATCAAAACTTTTGCAAACTTTTTCGGGTCCTCGGTGACAACGCCTGCTGCCGCCTGGCCCGCAATTTTGACGCCCAATGCCGAACCGATTCCTGCGATTGCCGCCGCGATGAACGAACCGATGAACGCCAGCACAACGCCGGTGAATACAGGTTCGGAAGCCGCGGTTGTTATGATGCTTTCCATTTTTAAACCTCCGTGTTGATGTGTTATGTTGAACGGGTTTACCCGTTACAGCCGTTACTTGATTTCGATATATTGCGTGTTTCTGGCCAACGGTACAAACTCGTCGCCGTTGCCCCCGAAGAATTTGCCGAAAAACTCGACATACTGCAGGCGGCTGGTGTGAACGTAGGCCGACAGCAGCGAAAGTGAGAAGTTGAGCGCATGTCCGATCAGCAAAACGATAACCATAAAGATGATGCCGAAAACGCTGGTTCCGACAAGACCGGACATCATATTAAAGACCCAGGCGATAATACCCGAAGATAAGCTCAGAGCAAAAAGGCGTGTATATGACAGTGCGTCACCGACGAATCCGAAGATATTATAAAGTGATCCGAGGCCGCCGCCGAGTTTTCCGAACAACCCTTTGGACGAGCGCCCCTGCGTCAGCACCAACACGACCGCGGAACCGATCGCAGTCCATTTTCCGATGGTTCCGATCAGAGCACCCGTATCACCCGGAATCGCCATTGGCCCCGCCAGCATGAGAATTCCGACGATCAGCAGCATCCAAAAACCCTGATCGAAAATCGCGGCAAAGACCTTGCCTTGTTTGATGTTTTTTAATGCAAGTGCGATATAACCGCTGAACATGTGTACGATGCCGATGCCGATGGTAAAAACCATTGTTTGCAGCGGAATTTCCAATTGAATCGGCATGCCGGTCGAAGAGGTGACGGGAAGCAGCGGAGGAATAACAGAGGTTCCGAACCAACTCCCGAAAATGACACCTGAAAGAATCGCACCCAGTCCCCCGGCTAAAAACACGCCCATATTCTTGCGCATGCCGGGTTTCGGGTGCAAAAACAACAACACTGCGCCGCAGGCAAGCGATAAGATTATGCCGTATCCCGCATCTCCCAGAATTAATCCGAAAAACAACGAATAAAAAACCGCCACCAATCCGTTGGGGTCAACATCACGATAATTCGGGTGTGAAAACGAATCTGTCACGGACTCAAAAGGCCGTATGATTTTATTATTTCGCACGAGCACCGGGGGCTCGTCCTCTTCGGTTACCTCGGAAAACTCCACCACGACATTATCAGTAACCTCGGCAATTGCCTTTTTCAGCGTCTCTGCGCTCTCGACGGGAACCCAGCCATCGGCGGCGAAACAGCGCATTGTGTCCTCGGATAATGCTTTTGCGTCGAGCAGCCCGCCTTTGATGGCGGTCAGGTCGCTCATGTTTTCAAAATAGTCTAATAAATCACTACTGCCCGCTTCGGCCTCAATCGATTCCTTGTCCCGTTCAAGTTCGACGATCTCTTTTTTCAACCGTTCGGTCTCGGCCTCGGCTGTGTCAGTAAACTCGGAAAAATCCACCTTGGCCCAGTTGAAGCGTTTGGCGGTCTCGTCCCACGCCGAAACGGAGCTCTTGTGCGCAGCAATAATATAATATGTATTTTCGGCATCTGCGTACACTTCCTCAAAAACGATCCCGTCGAGCCGGTCGATTTCGGCGGCAAAACCCGCGCTGTCGCGCTGTAAAACAGAACCTGCAGCAACCAATGCAGAATCGGTATCACGTATCTCGGAAAGCGGCATTTTTACCGGAAGCCAGGGAAATAGCGCCGCAATCATTGATTCGGCGCGCTCCCGCTCGCCGTTTATTTCACAAAGGCGGCTCTCGTATTCCCGCACTTTTGCCACAGCTTTTTCAAGCTGTTTTTCATCTTTTGCTAAAACGGCTGCGGTCTTTTCATCGACCGGGCGCGCCACAACGTCAAGCGAAGCAAGCAAGCTTCTGGTC
Encoded proteins:
- a CDS encoding V-type ATP synthase subunit F; this translates as MTGKIAVIGDRDSILAFNALGVTVFATFDEREASRKIAEFEKEHYAIIFITEPLAEKMEPVFAAYRNKTTPALILIPNNAGSTGKGLAAVKASVERAIGTDIFKQ
- a CDS encoding V-type ATPase subunit, producing the protein MSERYYYAVARTAELENKLLSRAKLEQLTEASDAPSALKALSGTVYAESADVLQKPEEFEGMLTAQTRAVLSYIREVCPDKALADLYLIAYDIFNLKVLLRCEKLGEDPARLMSALGIYEPPMLRDAFEDGDFSKYPHAVGEAVAAVRKALSAGSSVSVIDLTLDRAQYTAQSEYAKKCRNDFIRNYVRVSIDLANLRDFLRTRTGGRGAFYAVFIEGGTLPVEFFDDCFDSTDALSKKLGFTSYAGLSKSAGEGDLTAFERDCDDYLTETVRAGKKIAFGPELLMGYVAAKLTEIAQLRIILVGKINGMRPEVIRQRLRQLF
- a CDS encoding V-type ATP synthase subunit E family protein, with protein sequence MSGIESIKNKIEADGAAQSERMLAAAKVEAARIKRENEVKIAELKSQTDAKMTAVRAQKQRIAASNASLAVRKEMLAAKKELIDRVCDEAVKRIAAFNPAEYEKAILDLFAQCTIEGGEQIRLSENAKAKLGEGIIGKMNAALSGKKVILGTFTSEIADGFIVQGKNSRQVCTFEAALELDRDKIEAQIAKILF
- a CDS encoding V-type ATP synthase subunit K; translated protein: MESIITTAASEPVFTGVVLAFIGSFIAAAIAGIGSALGVKIAGQAAAGVVTEDPKKFAKVLILQLLPGSQGLYGFIVAVLIWVKIGVFSGNLAALSLEQGMMFLLAGMPVGIVGLFSAIYQGKVGASGCALVAKRPESSSRAVTMAAIVETYALLALIASVLMWLGIKV
- a CDS encoding V-type ATP synthase subunit I, with amino-acid sequence MIVEMKKVSILGLLNEQDEILEKLQRLGKIQFIGETRDAEKMKRVEIHMSNRTEIDFCIDFLSKYRVVTRSLLASLDVVARPVDEKTAAVLAKDEKQLEKAVAKVREYESRLCEINGERERAESMIAALFPWLPVKMPLSEIRDTDSALVAAGSVLQRDSAGFAAEIDRLDGIVFEEVYADAENTYYIIAAHKSSVSAWDETAKRFNWAKVDFSEFTDTAEAETERLKKEIVELERDKESIEAEAGSSDLLDYFENMSDLTAIKGGLLDAKALSEDTMRCFAADGWVPVESAETLKKAIAEVTDNVVVEFSEVTEEDEPPVLVRNNKIIRPFESVTDSFSHPNYRDVDPNGLVAVFYSLFFGLILGDAGYGIILSLACGAVLLFLHPKPGMRKNMGVFLAGGLGAILSGVIFGSWFGTSVIPPLLPVTSSTGMPIQLEIPLQTMVFTIGIGIVHMFSGYIALALKNIKQGKVFAAIFDQGFWMLLIVGILMLAGPMAIPGDTGALIGTIGKWTAIGSAVVLVLTQGRSSKGLFGKLGGGLGSLYNIFGFVGDALSYTRLFALSLSSGIIAWVFNMMSGLVGTSVFGIIFMVIVLLIGHALNFSLSLLSAYVHTSRLQYVEFFGKFFGGNGDEFVPLARNTQYIEIK